A window from Sus scrofa isolate TJ Tabasco breed Duroc chromosome 2, Sscrofa11.1, whole genome shotgun sequence encodes these proteins:
- the LOC100523232 gene encoding olfactory receptor 2L8: MENYNQTSTDFILLGLFPPSRIGLFLFILVVLIFLMALFGNLSMILLIFMDIHLHKPMYFLLSQLSLIDLNYISTIVPKMAYNFLFGNKSISFIGCGVQSFFFLTLAGAEALLLASMAYDRYVAICFPLHYSIRISRRVCVLMITASWIMGSINSCAHTTYALHIHYCRSRAINHFFCDVPAMLTLACMDTWIYEYTVFVSTILFLLLPFIGIACSYGRVLLAVYHMNSAEGKKKAYSTCSTHLTVVTFYYVPFVYTYLRPRDLRSPTEDKALAVFYTILTPMLNPVIYSLKNKEVMGALKRVIQRIFSVKV, encoded by the coding sequence ATGGAAAACTATAATCAAACATCAACTGATTTCATCTTATTGGGGTTGTTCCCCCCTTCAAGAATTggcctgtttctttttattctcgTTGTTCTCATTTTCCTAATGGCTCTATTTGGCAACCTCTCCATGATCCTTCTCATCTTTATGGACATCCATCTTCACAAACCCATGTATTTTTTACTTAGTCAGCTATCCCTAATTGACCTAAATTACATCTCCACCATTGTCCCCAAAATGGCCTACAATTTTCTGTTTGGAAACAAATCTATTTCCTTCATTGGATGTGGGGTTCAGAGCTTCTTCTTCTTGACTTTAGCAGGGGCAGAAGCATTGCTCTTGGCCTCTATGGCTTATGATCGTTATGTGGCCATTTGCTTTCCTCTTCACTATTCCATCAGAATCAGcagaagagtgtgtgtgttgaTGATAACAGCATCTTGGATAATGGGCTCTATCAACTCCTGTGCACATACCACATATGCCCTGCATATCCATTATTGCCGATCCAGAGCaatcaatcatttcttctgtgatgtcCCAGCCATGCTGACTCTAGCCTGCATGGACACCTGGATCTATGAATACACAGTGTTCGTCAGTACTATCCTCTTCCTTTTGTTGCCTTTCATTGGTATTGCATGTTCCTATGGCCGTGTTCTGCTTGCTGTCTATCACATGAACTcagcagaagggaagaagaaggCCTATTCGACCTGCAGCACCCACCTCACTGTGGTGACTTTCTACTATGTTCCCTTTGTTTACACTTATCTACGCCCAAGAGATCTCAGATCTCCAACAGAGGACAAGGCTCTGGCTGTCTTCTACACTATTCTGACTCCAATGCTTAATCCTGTTATCTATAGCCTGAAAAACAAAGAGGTAATGGGGGCACTAAAAAGAGTAATTCAGAGAATCTTCTCTGTGAAAGTGTAG